The Pirellulales bacterium DNA segment TGGTCAAGGACGAAGCCGACCTGGCCCGCTTCGAGGCGGAAGTGCTGTCGGCGAAAGCGGCGGGGGCCGAAGTGCTCAGGACCGTCTGCCTCTCCGGCCGCCGCTACGAAGTGTTTCATTCGCGAGACGAATTCGACAAATTCGCCCGGCGGTCCTGGCAGTCGCTGGTGCTTGCGGAACGGACCGTCGCGCGTCACGGCATGCGACTGGCGGTCGAGAACCACAAAGACTGGCGCGTCGATGAGATGCTGGACTGGTTGAAACGGCTCAGCAGCGAATACGTCGGCGTTTGTCTTGATACGGGCAACAGCATTGCGCTCGTCGAGGAGCCGCTCTCGGTCGTCGAGGCTTACGCTCCTTGGACGATGACCGTCCATTTGAAAGACATGGGCGTGGCCGAATATGAAGACGGCTTTTTGCTCTCCGAGGTGCCTTTCGGCCAGGGCTTTTTGGACCTGAAAAAAATCGTGTCGCTGATTCACGCTTCCCGGCCGGAGGCGCGATTGAACCTCGAAATGATCACGCGCGATCCGCTCCGCGTGCCGTGCCTGACGGACGATTACTGGCGGACGATGCCGGAGCTTCGCGCCTCGCAGCTTGCCGCCGCGGTGGCGCGCGTGCGTCGGCACAAGTTCCCCGGCGAGTTGCCAACCATCAGCAACCTCCCGCATGCCGAGCAGCTCGAACGAGAAGCCGCGAACGTTGCACATTGCTTGCACTATGCACACTGACCATCGCCAGGTGAGCGGCGTGGAGCAGAGCCTATTCCGCATCGCTGGACCGTCGGCCGCCAAAGTCGGTCCATCCCAGTTGGCCATCCTCGCGAATCGGCGTCGCGCTCATCGTCCGTTTCCGATTCGAGGACCGCGAGGCAATCGCGAGCCCGCCGGCCGGTCCGCATTTGAGACCCGTACCGGATTTGCCGGCCTCACGATAGAAAGCTCACCGACTTGGCGGTCCTCGATGCGAGAGACTTGAGTCAAAATTCTCGGATTTGGCACCCTTCGTGCTAGGGAGTATGCTTCCTACGAATGGCCCGTGTTTCGTCGATCAAACGGTTTCAAAGTATTGTGCTGGAGGTGAGCGGTGGCGACTCAGTTGCGTGCGGCGGCGGTCTTGTTGGTCGTGCTGGTCGTGGGCGTGACTCCGGTTTCCGCCCAGCAGTGGGCCCGCAAGATGTTCAAGGAGACGCAGTTCAACTTCGGTGGCGTGGCCCGCGGCGCCAAGACCGAACACCGTTTCAAGTTTACGAACCTGTATATGGAGGACGTCCATATTGCGGGCGTCCGGGCGAGCTGCGGATGCACCACACCGTGGGTCACCAAAGACACGCTCAAGACCTACGAAACCGGCGAACTCGTGGCTCATTTCAATACCGACCGCTTCACCGGACAGCGCGGCGCCACCCTGACCGTGGTCATCGACCGCCCGTTTCCGGCTGAGGTGCAGCTCCGCGTCGACGGCTACATCCGCACCGACGTGGTCGTCGATCCGGGCAGCATCGTCTTCGGCCCGATCGATCAGGGCCAGGCGGCGGAGAAACGCGCCAACGTGGCCTACGCCGGCCGCGGCGACTGGAAGATCGTCGACATCAAGAGCAGCAATCCCTTTGTCACGGCCAAGGCGGTCGAAACGAACCGCCGAAATGGGCAGGTTGCCTACCGGCTCACCGTGTCCGTGGCTCCCAATGCCCCGGCCGGATACCTGCAAGACCAGCTTATTCTGGTGACCAACGACCGCAATTACACGCAGGTGCCGGTGGCCATCGAAGGCCGCGTCGTGCCGGATCTGACCGTCAATCCGACGCTCGTCTCGCTGGGCCGCTTGCAGCCGGGACAGGCGGTCCGCAAGCAGATCATCGTGCAAGGCAAACAGCCTTTCCGCATCACGCGGGTCGAATGCGACCACGGCGGATTTCAGTTCGACCTTAGCGCCGCGGCCCAAGAAGAGCTGAAAACCGTACACCGCGTCCCGGTTGTCTTTGTGGCCGGCAGCCACGCCGGCAAGATATCGGGCACGATCCGGATTGAAACCGATCTGCACGGCGGTGCGGCCACCGAGGTGCGGGCGACGGCCCAAATCGTGCCTACCGAAATCACCGCCGCCGAGCTAAAATAAGTGAGGGCTTTTTAGCTTGACGACTTGTCGGGCAGGCTTTTGGCCTGAAAGAAAGAGGTGACCCATGAGACCCATCATCGCTGCATTGACCGCCTTTGTCGTGGCCGCCGCCGCCTCGGCGGCTTCGGCCCAAGCGATTGTCTACGAAACCTACAGCCCGCTCGTCGTGCAGTCGCCGGTGGTGTACGAAACCTGGCGTCCGGCCGCAAGAAACTACAACTACAATCCGCCGGTTTCGTCGCCGAATTTCACGGGCTACACGTCGAACTACGGCAACTACGCCGCCACAACGACCTATTACGCCTATTCGCCGGTCACCACCTATAGCCCCGTGGTCACCGAGACCGTCACCGCCTATAGCCCTGTTGCGACAACGGCCTATAGCCCTGTGGCGACCACGACTTACAGT contains these protein-coding regions:
- a CDS encoding TIM barrel protein → MRRRDTLKILATLPWAAAANAFVREHRQPLGLVIHSYAVRGSRPLRPEFPPLSDPLDFVVYAASLGAAGVQTRIGPREPAALDRLREAVAARGMYLEGTIALVKDEADLARFEAEVLSAKAAGAEVLRTVCLSGRRYEVFHSRDEFDKFARRSWQSLVLAERTVARHGMRLAVENHKDWRVDEMLDWLKRLSSEYVGVCLDTGNSIALVEEPLSVVEAYAPWTMTVHLKDMGVAEYEDGFLLSEVPFGQGFLDLKKIVSLIHASRPEARLNLEMITRDPLRVPCLTDDYWRTMPELRASQLAAAVARVRRHKFPGELPTISNLPHAEQLEREAANVAHCLHYAH
- a CDS encoding DUF1573 domain-containing protein; protein product: MATQLRAAAVLLVVLVVGVTPVSAQQWARKMFKETQFNFGGVARGAKTEHRFKFTNLYMEDVHIAGVRASCGCTTPWVTKDTLKTYETGELVAHFNTDRFTGQRGATLTVVIDRPFPAEVQLRVDGYIRTDVVVDPGSIVFGPIDQGQAAEKRANVAYAGRGDWKIVDIKSSNPFVTAKAVETNRRNGQVAYRLTVSVAPNAPAGYLQDQLILVTNDRNYTQVPVAIEGRVVPDLTVNPTLVSLGRLQPGQAVRKQIIVQGKQPFRITRVECDHGGFQFDLSAAAQEELKTVHRVPVVFVAGSHAGKISGTIRIETDLHGGAATEVRATAQIVPTEITAAELK